From Punica granatum isolate Tunisia-2019 chromosome 1, ASM765513v2, whole genome shotgun sequence:
GGGAATACAGTACTCGCAGAACTCGCCAAGAAAGATAGCTCATTGGGTCGAGCCTTTAGAGTGTAAGAATTCGATCTCCTCGGTCCTTATGATTTGCAAACATAAATTTAGAGGATAATTAACAAGTGCTTTTACCTATCCCTTTCAGGTTCCGACTAATTCTCCAAATGGGACACAATTTAAATGATATGCATATGCATAACTCAGATCATATTGACTTGTTTCATATGTATACGAGATGTCCATATTAGATAACACCTTGAAATCCCTCTATGGAAGCATATCAAAACATAGAAATGGCACTTCAGATGGCTAAGAACATTTATtagcaaaaaacaaaaatgcaatgGAACGTTAGAAAACAAGTCCAATCCCTTACTTCGTAACCAAAACAACATCTTATCTCTCTATAATCTCTAAGCATAACTCCAAGCATGTCAAGCTCAATCACCACAGTGAGAGGAAATTAACAAACTATCCAAACACACCAATCTGCAACTCTTTCATGCATACCGGCATAAACACCCAATTCCAACATTCATGCGCACCTTAGTTAGCACTCATAGCAGCAAGGAATATCCCTCAATCTACCGACACTTTCTTCATCAATTCATAAGAAAACCATTCTCGAGTTTATGAGGCTGAAAGTAACTGATTTCGTAGCACCCACTCGCATAGAACATACTTTTATCATCCAACTCTAACCTCTCAGCTGAAAACGGACTTAAAACAAGCCATCCTCCACACTAACACTTAGTAGATACGAGTGTCTAAGCCATGAAAAATCAACTTATTGTAACAAGGATCTTTAAGCTAAGCTTGTTCATCGATTTCTCCCTTCTTTCCCCTACCTACTGCGCTGCCCAGTTCAAttcaaaaggaagaagaacaaaCAAAGCTGAAGCTAAGTTAGAAGACTCCCCGAACCTATccttcatcttcctcttcctcttcttcttcttcttcttcttcttcttcgagttcattcatctttctctctctctcgtgctCTGTTTcctatgttttcttttttcctccaTTTTCTCACCTAAACaagacaaagaaagaaaaagaaagaacacAAGAAATGGAATGAATGAGGCAGTAGAGTTGCTTAGGGGAAATGAGGCTACGTAGGGCCCTTTCCTacctttttttccccattcCTCCAGcaacttatatataaatatatatacaaaagcatatgtatgtatatgtgtaaGTATGCTatttagaataaaaatatCCGGTCTCACAACTGATTAGCCTCAAAggtttttaaataattttttctgaaaatcattaaaaaaaagaaaaaaataaaaaccctAAGCGGGTTTTCCATGGAGGAAAGTAGTGGTGGCGAAGTCCCCACCGTCGACTTCCTTATCCTTTTcgtttttaacatttttttagtCAAAATTCGAGCAGTGAGGGCATTGTCAGAGCTGTCTCTATCTCTGTGGAGTTGTTGGTGACCCCGATTGGAGGCATCATGGCTGCCAGCATGGCCCTAATCGCCGACAGCCCCTTCATCTTCCTCCATGAAAACCCATAATCCAGAGAAGAACTGGATCTTGATAAGCTTGCTTATGAGGTGAATCTAGAACACCTCGCTGGAGACGGTGTTGAAATGCTTGGTATGGGGCTTTCTAGCACTCTTTGGAAAGAATCTCCATATTCATAATAGTCTGGGCGGCTCCAGTGTCCAGGAATGCTATATAAATTTGATACTTTTAGATACTTTTTCAGACCtatttcatgaaaaaaaaaatccttttgtAGCGAATtctttattaagaaaatttgagaaatataACCTATATAGGCTTTGCACGCTTCGAGGAGTAGATGAAAAATGGAACGTGATGGACTGAGTTCACCAAGTTGACTTCTCCTATCATCTTTGCTGCCATGTAGCAGGTGTCAAAGTCAGGCTCTGAAAAATCAGAGTCATAATCCGTGTGAACTTCTAATGTCGCAATGGAAGCGAGTCCAAGTTCTTTATCCGAGAGGAAAAGTGATTCCCAGTCATCTTTCTCCAAAGAGATACTAATAGCATTCTTTAGCTGCTGTACCGGTTTGACTCCTCGCTTTGGAGCGTTTGGACAGTTCTTCGCGAAGTGGCCTAGCCAGTTGCAAATGTAGCATCTAGAGGACTTGAACTTTTTTCCAaatctcctcttcttcctcatgtACTTCCATTTCTTTCCAGAGTATATTTTTGGATTTGGCCTTGGATATCTTCCATTTCTTATagtgtttcttcttcttggtgAAGCAGTTGCAGTTTCTGTCTCTCGAAAAGCACTTGATGTATAGGTCTGGCTTTCCACAAGCTCGATCCATAACTTTGTCTCCCTTCACGTACTCTCTTATGACCTGCTTTTTCCTGCATATGTCATTGAGATCTAAGTGGACTTCCTCCTGAATTTCACTGACGGGGCAGTCGATGACTCTTCTTCTCCTAGCTTGCAAAGCCCTTTTAGTAGCCCCTACTAGAGGAGTTGGGATGAAGGAGAGGAAGGCTTGCTTCAAGGAGATATATACATCGAGCTCGTAGAACAGACATACCATGTGCTTAAAACGGAGGTCCAtgtgtttttttcttgtatGAGCAACATCTCCTTTCAAAGAACTCTGTTCTTTTAAACTCTTTGATATTGTCAGGGTTCCCAATGAACTCCGCATGCATTAGTCTCATAGAGGAAACAAACCTAGTCTACTTCCCTATGATGGACCACCAATTTCGAAGTATCCCGGTAAACCGAGCCACGAAATCAGTCGAAATGTCATGGTTATTCTGAGTGGTAAGTGCTCTCTGAGAAAGATAGGCCAGGAACTCCTGGAAGTTAAATTAGGAAAGTTATTTTTTCCccggattttttttcttcgaataattgaaaaaaaaaagacaattgTTCGTTCACCGGAAGTCGCCATTGACGACGACATTCATCATCTTTAAAATATGTTGAGCCTTATTACAACAATTTCGTTTCATTTTCACAATCTTGTTGtcatttcataaatttatattccgccatGCCGTGTTTGTCCAACTGCACAACAAGATAACCATCAATGGTCGTCGTTAGCATGTAGGAGCATGGCCGAACATAAATCGTTCATAAAACTTAATCATAAGTTGAGTAAGTTCATTAGTTTGATCCACTTGATTATGTATTGTTTCATTTGGTTATAATTCTCCAAATGAAAACTTAATTTCGTCTTTCAATTCTCCGACGATGATGGATGTCATGGCCGACGATGCTGTTTCAGAAGATTAActaaatgtttaaatcgactCTATCAATCAGACTGCTAAATTTGAGTTGATTTAATTATGAACGACTTTGTGTTAAACCGGTTTTCTGGATAAACAGTTCGAGTTTGTCGTGGTTCGGATATGAACAATTAAAGGGTCGGGTAGTAATTGGGACACGTGTCGGCGTCTACATGCGACACATAATTAATCCAACATATTTGATTGTTTTGGAATGTGATCCGATAATATTATAAcaagattgaaaaaaaattgcggGTTAATGTAAATTTTAATACTTAAAAGGGTGAAAAAAGTATGTCTCATCATGTAAGATTATTGTGTCCCATGCTAGAATCTTTCCTTTGCTCAATTTTCCTTTCTCAAGCTCAAGGGACCACCGTTCCATTAGTCCTCCTTATAATTTCCTCCTTCACATGGAATTTATTATGAAAACAGGCACATCTTAGAAGCATGACAATGTCTTTTTTGGGTGGTTTTTTAGGGAAAAATAGACTTTAGTGGATGTCTTCCAGCAGTAAGATAAGAGAACATTGGGTTCTGTTTGACAGTTGAATCATCCTTGAAGACGCTTGGCAAGAGAAGAGGGGCCACCGAAAGattcctcctttttttcttttttaatggtcggtggtaatttttttttaaagaaaaatgaggcATGTATGAGCGAAGGGATCTCAATAGCGAGTAGCCACCTTTGAAAGAGGTTCGTTCTATTCTAAATTTTGGTTTGAAAAGGTATAATTAGAGTTCCTAGGTGCGAAAACATATGAAGGAGTTTCACATTttttatatagaaatatagatatagatatttttttgttagaaaaatcaaattaaaatgaagcgtaaagaataattattacttaatatttaaaaagataTCACCTAATTACATAGTCATATTTGATAAAAAGATATCATTTAATTAAAGGTcatgttttattataattatgaattttttaaaacatactttttttcaaaaagaatCCAAATAAACTGAATCACACAAAAAAATTGTCACTATGGTACCATTTAATTCAACAGTCATATATGATAAAAACACCATTTAATTGAGGGTGATAAAAATACTATTTAAGGGAATGGTcatgttttattataataaagagGTGTTAAAAGGAAACATTGCTCACATACCATGAATGAGTGCAACTAATAATTATGAGTGGGCCCCACATATATAGAAgggcaaaatgaaaattatgtaaaatcaagaaatccaaTAATGAGCTTCAGTTATATATGTAATGTTATAAATAATAGATataatttaacttttaacttaatttaattttatttttcttcaattcaataacacaatcattatctttttattttttcatcaatttattaataaattttcgcttatactttttttatctattattacaattaatttttaatactaattttttttcaaatattattacttttttctcttctcaacaacacaatcattattttcttttttttcttcaatttaataatatattcccTTACATACTTTTTTCAACTTCTTTTGTCTTTGtcccataaaaataaaattaaactaaatcTAACTTTATTTCGTTACCAAACACATACATAGATTATTTTGTGCAAAATAGCATTAATTACTCGTGTAACAGCTAGAAGATTTTGTTAACAGATATGCATCCATATAGTTTTTTGAGTGTGTTTCCATCGGCAAGCTTACCGTGGATCATTATCTTATTTAATAATTCTGAGAGCAAAAttttataaccaaaaaaaagaaaaaagattccACGCTAGTACATTCAATATATAGTCAATTTTAAGTTGTGTCATTCGTAAAATCGTGTGAGACAGTAAGTTGGAATCATAGGTTCGACATCATCTGCaatccaaaataaaaatgatttcGAATGTGCTCGATCGATATTTCTGATGAATAAGAACTGATCAGTGGCTCCGAATCAACTGAGCTAGCTAGCCCTTCGATAAAAGAATCGATTGAGTCCAATATTCTAGGGGGCAAAGCAGAAAGACTGTAAAATACGAGGACATGAGAGGAAAATCCACTTTTTCTAATAGAAATTTGTACAATACAAACTATAGGAAGGAAAGCTGCAGGGTGACAAACGTGAGAAAAGCAGCCCACATAGCGCAAATATTCGCAATATCTCCCGCTAACTGGTTCACCTTCTGAAAGCTCGATTTACAAGCCACGAGGGTCCCAAAGTTGATGATGCAGAACACGAACCCGACCCAACATGAACCAATCACGAGGACAAGGGGATCCCACACAATGCCCAGGGAGACCTGCGCGACGTAGAGGGGTAGCGCGTCGGAGACCAAATGGAGCCCGCCCCGGGCCCAGACCAGCCAGCTCGCGAGGCCCATCAGGAGGGACGAACCGAGGGAAGCCGAGTGGATCAGCCACAATGGCGGGACCCACAGGGTCTTGTCGGGGAACTCTTCGTACCTCTTGCCCGAACCGAATAagaagatcatggcggcattcAGGGAGAAGGGGATCATGAGGGAGACCGCGAGTGAGCGGAGGGCCCGCATTGGCCTGATGGATTTGCCGGGGGTGGAGCGACGGTGATCGGCTTTACCACTTTTAGGGGCTCGGGAAGCCATTGATGGGATCATTGCGGAGGAGGAAAGGAGAAGGAAGATTGAACTGAAACGTCaatgagaagaagaaattattaattgagaGTATAAATTTGGTGAGGAGAATTAATGTTTTGGAGCAAATATAGGAATATCGTGTGTACGGGGTGCTGAATCTTAAAATATCCTTTTTGGCCAAAAGTCGTCTTATTTTGGTTCGTGAAAATATATGAGAGAGTCAAACTAGGAGAGGTATAATTCTTAGATattctcatttatttaatcataaataaaaaaagaaattctcatatatatatatatatatatatattatggctATGTTGGTTGGTATCCATCCTTACCTCTTTCATTCGTACAAAGCGCAGCTTTTCAATCACAAATTTTCACGatggataattttttttttggttatacaGAAAGATTCGTAAAATTAGTACATGAATTATACAAGAATTAACTGAAATAAAGGGATATATGAGTCTCACTCCTTCTTCGTTAGAAAGATTCgtaagaattgaattttatgtTACTCAATTAAatccccttcttcttcacgAGGGACTTTAATTTACATGAAAAAGCTatttaaatttgaaagttGTGAGTCGATaactatgtttttttttttcttttttttcctttttgaggCCCAATAATAAAAAGCAGTATGATCGATTTTTATATCTATTTATCCTAACACTTATTCTCATTCTTTTGCTATAAAAGTTCTGTTTCAAATTGCATCATCTATTTCCTTTGCTCTATCCTTACACCAGAGGGCATCCTTTCGGAGTAGAGTCCAATCGAAGTCAGtaatagtgtgtttggttttagagttaagtagagttaaattttgattttaatttgtttataatgattatgttgttgaattatgagaaaaatgtaaaaaaaagtaatgaatagttgaaaaaaaagtaataattgtattgttgaattatggaaaagtaatgaatagttgagagaatttagtattaaaaattgaattgaattattaaaaaaattgaagaaaaaaggaaaattaataattgtattgttgacttttgttgtgtagtgagtatagttaaagttatagttaaaattttaaaaaccgtTTGTGAAATCAAACGGAGTGTAAAGTTTGGGGGGGGCATATCTGTTGAAGCTGTTGTCATTCCGTGCCTTATGGAGCTAATTAGTTCCTCCATGTTTTTGCTCTTTATAGGCTCTAGCTAGGCAAAATAAGAACATCAGGAGATCAGCTTGCACCCCTGCGTGCACACAATCATTTCTTAAGCTCCAAAGTGAATATAGCAGCAAGGCTTCATTTAGAGACAAACAAACAGGTTCTATATTGTTCTTAA
This genomic window contains:
- the LOC116192894 gene encoding translocator protein homolog produces the protein MIPSMASRAPKSGKADHRRSTPGKSIRPMRALRSLAVSLMIPFSLNAAMIFLFGSGKRYEEFPDKTLWVPPLWLIHSASLGSSLLMGLASWLVWARGGLHLVSDALPLYVAQVSLGIVWDPLVLVIGSCWVGFVFCIINFGTLVACKSSFQKVNQLAGDIANICAMWAAFLTFVTLQLSFL